ACAAATTCCACTTTTAGTATACCCTTATTTTGTAACGATATGATTACATTTATGTTAAAGAATTATTGATTTATTTTTTCTTTGATTTCTTCTACGTAATGTTGAGCAGATTGAGCTGCAATACTGCCGTCACCTGTAGCTGTTACAATTTGACGCAGCATTTTTTCGCGAACATCGCCCGCAGCATAAATACCAGGAATTGCTGTTTCCATTTTTTCATTTGTTACAATATAGCCTGCATCATTTAAAATATTCAGTGAAGCAAATGGTGCTGTTAATGGAAGCATGCCGACATATACGAATACGCCATCTGTTTCCATTTCTGACTCTGTACCGTCAACTGTTGAAGCTAACGTCACTTTGCCTACTTTACCGTCAACTTCATGAATTTCTTTCACAGTTGAATTCCAGATGAAGTCTACTTTTTCGTTGGCAAACGCACGATCTTGTAAAATCTTTTGTGCACGAAGCTTATCGCGACGGTGTACGATTGTTACTTTATCCGCAAAGCGTGTTAAGTAAACACCTTCTTCAACAGCAGAGTCGCCCCCACCGATAACGATCAGGTTTTTTTGTTTGAAGAATGCGCCATCACATACAGCACAGTAACTTACACCGCGGCCGCCAAGCTCTGTTTCGCCAGGAATGCCCAGTTTTTTGTACTCTGCACCAGTAGTAATGATAATTGTGCGTGTTTTATATTGTTTTTTACCTGAAACGATAATTTTGTATTCATCACCATCGATGATTTCATTTACATCACCGTAAGCATATTCAGCACCGAATTTTTTTGCGTGCTCAAACATTTTCGTCGATAGCTCAGGCCCTAAAATAGTATCGAAACCAGGGTAGTTTTCCACTGCTTCTGTATTTGCCATTTGTCCGCCGGGAATCCCACGTTCAATCATTAATGTTGATAAGTTAGCGCGTGATGCATATACCGCAGCAGTCATACCTGCTGGACCTGCTCCGATAATGACTACATCATAAATTTTTTCTTCTGACATGAAGATCCTCCTCTTGCGTATACCTTTTATATAGTTTTATCGTATAAGATTGCTTGGGTAAATACAAATTTACTGCCTATTCAAAGTCCGATGGTACAAATTCATATAACTCATCATTGTACTTCGATAATGTGGCAGTCGAAATATTATATTTGCCCGCAACTGCTTTTTTCGTCACTTTGTTTTCCAATGCCGTATGGAAAGAATATTCAACAGCAGCAGCAAGCGCCGCGCGATTTTTGAATGCATAGCCTTGTTCGAATGCAATTTCCCCAAGCGCAAACCATGTACTTAACACTTGCGCCACTTCCAATGAAATCGAATCATTCGTTTCTGTAATCAGTTCGGCAACTTCCATAAAGCGCAGGAATTGCTGTTCTTCCTTGCTGCCTTTGCTGAAATCATAGTCCAGTGCATATGCCAGGCAAAGCTTTTCAATCGCTGTGAAATTCGAGACATTTAAAAGTGAAGGATGTGCCACAATTTCTTGTTTATGGGCAGACCGCTTCAATAAAAACATGCCGAATAACCGGCTGGACTGATGCTCATCTGTTAGCTGACGAATGATGAAATCCCGGTGATTTTCCGCGGAATTGCGTAAAATCGAACCTTCACCATTTGCCCACGGCTCCATTCCTTCTTTTGACGGATCTAGCTGAATAAGCGTTTTCCATGCTTCATTTGCAGTGGCTTCGTGTCCTGAGAAGTAGGCAGACTGGGCAAGCCAGAAATAAAAGCCAGGCTCTCCATCATATCCCTTTTTACTCATTGAACGCAGCCATTTGTAAGCCTCTTCATATTGCCCGATTAACGCAAATGTCGCGCCGAGCTTGTAACGGTTTTCCCAATCGAACGGTTGGATTTTCTTTAGTAATCCGACCATTTCGTTCAGCTCTTCACTGCTCTTTTCATAATAAGCAAACACGGCCAAGTTGCAAAGTGCATGAAGATTGCCTTTGTTTTCACGCAGCACTCGATATAAAAGTGCACGTGCCTGTTCCGCTTCTCCGACATAAAAATAAGCCAACGCCAGATTATTATACGCATTCCAAAGGTCTGGATACTCTTCAATAAGTTGCTCCAGCATTTCGATTGCCGTTTTAAAATCTCCCTGCTCCATATAGCGGCGGGCCTTTTCCTGTGCCACATGCTTCGCCCCATCAAATTCATCCATGTCATCCATTTCTTCGCCCACATAGTCGACAAACTCCAATATTTCGGAGGCATCTTCCGTATAGGCGCCATTCGGTTCCATTTCTAAATATTGTGCTGCGTATTTTTGGGCATCCGCAATATGACCGATACAGCCCGACACTTCCGCCAGCATGAAAATGATTTCAGATTCATTCGGCTCTAAACTATAGGCTGTGTGAATCAACTCATATGCATGCTCAAAATTTTGCAGTTCCATTTCCAGAATTCCGTACTGCAGTAACACGTGCGCGTCATCCGGACTTAAATCCGCCGCGCGTTTAATATATTTATATGCTTTATCCATTTCGTCTCGTTCAATTGCCTTCAAAGCTTTCTTATAATAATAATCACCATTCGGAACAAACGACACGACATTAGTAGCTTTTGATTTTAAACGTTTATTTTCCAATAAAATTCCTCCGAGTCATTCCGTTCAATACATTCTATATCATCAAATACGCAGGTCATTTGTTTGTAAACAAAGAAATAAGGAACGCACAGGTGTGGTCCCTTAATCAATTCTTACTATTATAGCATATCCGGCACATATGTACTAAAAACATGTCTGACAAAGCGGTGTTATTTTTCTTTTGTTAAGGAAATTTTAGATCTT
This genomic window from Solibacillus sp. FSL R5-0449 contains:
- the trxB gene encoding thioredoxin-disulfide reductase; protein product: MSEEKIYDVVIIGAGPAGMTAAVYASRANLSTLMIERGIPGGQMANTEAVENYPGFDTILGPELSTKMFEHAKKFGAEYAYGDVNEIIDGDEYKIIVSGKKQYKTRTIIITTGAEYKKLGIPGETELGGRGVSYCAVCDGAFFKQKNLIVIGGGDSAVEEGVYLTRFADKVTIVHRRDKLRAQKILQDRAFANEKVDFIWNSTVKEIHEVDGKVGKVTLASTVDGTESEMETDGVFVYVGMLPLTAPFASLNILNDAGYIVTNEKMETAIPGIYAAGDVREKMLRQIVTATGDGSIAAQSAQHYVEEIKEKINQ
- a CDS encoding tetratricopeptide repeat protein; this translates as MENKRLKSKATNVVSFVPNGDYYYKKALKAIERDEMDKAYKYIKRAADLSPDDAHVLLQYGILEMELQNFEHAYELIHTAYSLEPNESEIIFMLAEVSGCIGHIADAQKYAAQYLEMEPNGAYTEDASEILEFVDYVGEEMDDMDEFDGAKHVAQEKARRYMEQGDFKTAIEMLEQLIEEYPDLWNAYNNLALAYFYVGEAEQARALLYRVLRENKGNLHALCNLAVFAYYEKSSEELNEMVGLLKKIQPFDWENRYKLGATFALIGQYEEAYKWLRSMSKKGYDGEPGFYFWLAQSAYFSGHEATANEAWKTLIQLDPSKEGMEPWANGEGSILRNSAENHRDFIIRQLTDEHQSSRLFGMFLLKRSAHKQEIVAHPSLLNVSNFTAIEKLCLAYALDYDFSKGSKEEQQFLRFMEVAELITETNDSISLEVAQVLSTWFALGEIAFEQGYAFKNRAALAAAVEYSFHTALENKVTKKAVAGKYNISTATLSKYNDELYEFVPSDFE